The Corynebacterium glaucum genome includes a region encoding these proteins:
- a CDS encoding dihydroorotase, protein MSTPKTLALNNVRPYGEDATNLLIDLESGVIEAINSGPFEADEVVDCEGHVLLPGLVDMHVHLREPGREDTETIATGSDAAAKGGFTAVFTMANTQPVIDQPFLAEAVWEKGQTYGKCDVYPVGSITKGLEGEELTEIGLLARNHVRMFSDDGKCVNDPQLMRRAIEYAKAHNVVLAQHAEDHRMTAGAVAHEGENAARLGLRGWPRVAEESIVARDLIMTRDYGGRYHLCHASTEGTVQLLRWAKEQGIAASAEVTPHHLLLTDEKLVTYDGNFRVNPPLREDRDTVALREALLDGTIDVVATDHAPHGSEDKCVEFEHAKPGMLGLETSLAVVHQVFVEPGLADWRFVAKVMSERPAEIMQLEDQGRPIAVGEPANLTLVDPEHAWTASGEAMASKASNTPYEGMDFNAKVVATWLRGTQTYALDKE, encoded by the coding sequence GTGAGCACGCCGAAAACGCTTGCGCTGAACAACGTCCGCCCCTACGGCGAGGATGCGACGAACCTGCTCATCGACCTTGAGTCCGGGGTTATCGAGGCGATCAACAGCGGCCCGTTCGAGGCCGACGAGGTGGTCGACTGCGAAGGTCACGTACTGCTGCCTGGATTGGTGGACATGCACGTGCACCTGCGCGAGCCGGGCCGCGAGGACACCGAGACCATCGCCACCGGCTCGGACGCCGCGGCGAAGGGCGGATTCACCGCCGTGTTCACCATGGCGAACACCCAGCCGGTGATCGACCAACCCTTCCTGGCCGAGGCGGTGTGGGAAAAGGGGCAGACGTACGGCAAGTGCGACGTCTACCCGGTCGGCTCCATCACCAAGGGGCTCGAGGGCGAGGAGCTCACTGAGATCGGGCTTCTCGCGCGCAACCACGTGCGGATGTTCTCCGACGACGGCAAGTGCGTCAACGATCCGCAGCTCATGCGCCGCGCGATCGAGTACGCGAAAGCGCACAATGTAGTACTTGCCCAGCACGCCGAGGACCACCGCATGACCGCCGGCGCAGTCGCGCACGAGGGCGAAAACGCTGCTCGTCTTGGGCTGCGTGGCTGGCCGCGCGTTGCCGAAGAGTCGATCGTCGCCCGCGACCTGATCATGACGCGCGACTACGGCGGGCGCTACCACCTCTGCCACGCCTCCACCGAGGGCACCGTCCAGCTCCTGCGCTGGGCGAAGGAGCAGGGGATTGCGGCAAGTGCCGAGGTCACCCCTCACCACTTGTTGCTTACCGACGAGAAGTTGGTCACCTACGACGGCAACTTCCGCGTGAATCCGCCGCTGCGCGAGGACCGCGACACGGTTGCGCTGCGCGAGGCGCTTCTCGACGGCACGATCGACGTCGTCGCCACCGACCACGCCCCGCACGGTTCCGAGGACAAGTGCGTGGAGTTCGAGCACGCGAAGCCCGGCATGCTGGGCCTTGAGACGTCGCTTGCGGTCGTGCACCAAGTCTTCGTCGAGCCGGGTCTTGCCGACTGGCGCTTCGTCGCAAAGGTGATGAGCGAGCGACCCGCAGAGATCATGCAGCTGGAAGACCAGGGCCGCCCGATTGCCGTCGGGGAGCCTGCCAACCTCACTCTGGTCGATCCCGAGCACGCCTGGACCGCGAGCGGCGAGGCGATGGCCTCGAAGGCGAGCAACACCCCATACGAAGGCATGGACTTCAACGCCAAAGTCGTGGCCACCTGGCTGCGCGGCACCCAAACGTACGCACTGGATAAGGAGTAA
- a CDS encoding carbamoyl-phosphate synthase domain-containing protein, whose protein sequence is MTHRVNAKLVLDDGATFPGFLFGDAPDAAQAIQGNCTFTTDMFAYQRELTDPARSGEILVFATPQIGNVGWNSEDVAESGDGSITAAAVVVRDVSRIPSNFRSERSLEDELQNQGVTGIRGVDTRKLVRHLSKTGPQQATITVEASEEAK, encoded by the coding sequence ATGACTCATCGCGTTAACGCGAAGCTGGTGCTTGATGACGGCGCCACCTTCCCCGGTTTTCTCTTCGGTGATGCGCCAGATGCCGCCCAGGCAATCCAGGGCAACTGCACTTTCACCACTGACATGTTCGCCTACCAGCGCGAGCTGACGGATCCCGCCCGCAGCGGGGAGATCCTCGTTTTCGCTACCCCGCAGATCGGCAACGTGGGATGGAACAGCGAGGACGTGGCCGAGTCCGGCGACGGTTCCATCACTGCCGCGGCCGTGGTAGTTCGCGACGTCTCGCGCATCCCGTCGAACTTCCGCTCGGAGCGCTCGCTGGAAGACGAGCTGCAAAACCAGGGCGTGACTGGCATCCGCGGCGTGGACACCCGCAAGCTCGTGCGCCACCTGTCCAAGACCGGCCCGCAGCAGGCCACCATCACCGTCGAAGCCAGCGAGGAGGCCAAGTAA
- a CDS encoding aspartate carbamoyltransferase catalytic subunit, producing MKHLIDIRDLTRDEIIGLMDEADRFREALDGREIKKLPTLRGRTIFTLFYENSTRTRSSFETAGKWMSADVINVSASSSSVKKGESLKDTAATLAAVGADAIIMRHPASGAAQLLTQWLPETSIINAGDGQHQHPTQALLDAVTMRQHIGDVAGKKVLIVGDILHSRVARSNVDLLSTLGAEVVLVAPPTLLPTGVEHWPATVSYDFDAEIDGGESGTKPDVVMMLRVQAERMQGGFFPSHREYATLYGLSGQRADRLQANALIMHPGPMLRGMEINYAVADRDNAVVLGQVSNGVYTRMAVLFTLLASGRDGQEGVQL from the coding sequence GAAACACCTCATTGACATCAGAGACCTCACCCGCGACGAAATCATCGGGTTGATGGACGAAGCCGACCGGTTCCGCGAGGCGCTGGACGGCCGCGAGATCAAGAAGCTCCCGACCTTGCGCGGGCGCACCATCTTCACCCTGTTCTACGAGAACTCGACGCGCACCCGTTCCTCTTTCGAGACCGCGGGTAAGTGGATGAGCGCGGACGTGATCAACGTGTCGGCTTCTTCGTCGAGTGTGAAGAAGGGTGAATCGCTCAAAGACACCGCCGCGACGCTGGCGGCGGTGGGTGCCGACGCAATCATCATGCGCCACCCGGCCTCAGGCGCGGCGCAGCTTCTGACCCAGTGGTTGCCGGAGACCTCGATCATCAACGCCGGTGACGGTCAGCACCAGCACCCCACCCAGGCGCTGCTGGACGCGGTGACCATGCGCCAGCACATCGGGGATGTAGCCGGTAAGAAGGTCCTCATCGTCGGCGACATTCTGCACTCGCGCGTGGCCCGCTCCAACGTCGATCTGCTTTCCACGCTCGGCGCCGAGGTCGTGTTGGTTGCGCCACCGACGCTGCTCCCAACCGGGGTAGAGCACTGGCCTGCGACAGTGAGCTACGACTTCGACGCGGAAATCGACGGCGGCGAATCCGGTACTAAGCCAGACGTCGTCATGATGCTGCGTGTCCAGGCCGAGCGTATGCAGGGCGGGTTCTTTCCCTCGCACCGCGAATACGCGACGCTTTATGGTCTGTCGGGGCAGCGGGCGGACCGTCTTCAAGCAAATGCCCTCATCATGCACCCGGGGCCGATGCTGCGGGGCATGGAGATTAACTATGCGGTGGCGGACCGCGACAATGCCGTGGTGCTTGGCCAGGTGTCCAACGGCGTCTACACCCGCATGGCCGTCCTGTTCACCCTGTTGGCGAGTGGCCGCGACGGCCAGGAAGGAGTGCAGCTGTGA